One window of Hylemonella gracilis genomic DNA carries:
- a CDS encoding YajQ family cyclic di-GMP-binding protein — protein sequence MPSFDTICEADMVKVKNGVDNTAKEIGTRFDFKGTSASIEIKDKEITLVGDADFQIEQILDVLRGKLSKQSVDVRFLDIGDLQKIGGDKVKKIVKVKNGIESELAKKIQRLIKDSKLKVQASIQEDKVRVTGTKRDDLQAAIALLRKEISDTPLDFNNFRD from the coding sequence ATGCCTTCATTCGACACCATTTGCGAAGCCGACATGGTCAAGGTCAAGAACGGCGTGGACAACACCGCCAAGGAGATCGGCACGCGCTTTGACTTCAAGGGCACCTCGGCCAGCATCGAGATCAAGGACAAGGAAATCACCCTCGTCGGCGACGCGGATTTCCAGATCGAACAGATCCTGGACGTGCTGCGCGGCAAGCTGAGCAAGCAATCGGTGGACGTGCGCTTCCTCGACATCGGCGATCTGCAGAAGATCGGCGGTGACAAGGTCAAGAAGATCGTCAAGGTAAAAAACGGCATCGAGTCCGAACTGGCCAAGAAGATCCAGCGCCTGATCAAGGACAGCAAGCTCAAGGTCCAGGCCAGCATCCAGGAAGACAAGGTACGCGTCACCGGCACCAAGCGCGACGACCTGCAGGCCGCGATCGCCCTGCTGCGCAAGGAAATCAGCGACACCCCGCTGGACTTCAACAACTTCCGCGACTGA
- the murB gene encoding UDP-N-acetylmuramate dehydrogenase, with protein sequence MLVENNVALEPYNSFHIVAKAQTLIRVRREADVVEVLADPVLGPAPKFVLGGGSNIVLTGDVKVVTLKVEIMGRRLVAEDDKAWIVEAGAGESWHAVVDWTLAQGWPGLENLALIPGTLGAAPVQNIGAYGLELQDRFESLDAIDLQTGRAFTLNATQCGFAYRDSVFKHGPATGASADRNHLGLKDRALITRVRLRLPKVWKPDLGYLDLQRKQAETGITEPTPRQIFDWVCEIRRAKLPDPAVIGNAGSFFKNPTVTPEQCADIIAREPNIVHYPMPDGTVKLAAGWLIDACGWKGKSIGQAGVYEKQALVLVNRGGAATQAPAGATGGEVMTLARAIQTSVYERFGIRLEPEPVVI encoded by the coding sequence ATGTTAGTCGAGAACAACGTCGCGCTGGAGCCCTACAACAGCTTTCACATCGTCGCCAAGGCGCAAACCTTGATCCGCGTCAGGCGCGAGGCCGACGTGGTCGAGGTGCTGGCCGATCCGGTACTTGGGCCGGCTCCGAAGTTCGTGCTGGGCGGGGGCAGCAACATCGTGCTCACCGGTGACGTCAAGGTCGTCACGCTCAAGGTGGAAATCATGGGCCGCCGACTGGTGGCGGAGGATGACAAAGCCTGGATTGTTGAAGCCGGCGCGGGCGAATCCTGGCATGCGGTGGTGGACTGGACCCTGGCCCAGGGCTGGCCGGGGCTGGAGAACCTGGCACTCATCCCCGGCACCCTGGGCGCGGCCCCGGTCCAGAACATTGGCGCTTACGGCCTGGAACTGCAGGACCGTTTCGAGTCGCTGGACGCCATCGACCTGCAGACCGGACGCGCCTTCACCCTGAACGCCACCCAGTGCGGTTTTGCCTACCGCGATTCGGTGTTCAAGCACGGACCGGCGACCGGCGCTTCGGCGGACCGCAATCATCTGGGCCTGAAGGATCGCGCCCTCATCACCCGCGTGCGCCTGCGCTTGCCCAAGGTCTGGAAACCCGACCTGGGCTATCTGGACCTGCAGCGCAAGCAGGCCGAAACCGGCATCACCGAGCCCACGCCGCGCCAGATCTTCGACTGGGTCTGCGAGATCCGCCGCGCCAAGCTGCCCGATCCGGCGGTGATCGGCAACGCGGGTAGCTTCTTCAAGAACCCGACCGTCACGCCCGAACAGTGCGCGGACATCATCGCCCGCGAGCCCAACATCGTGCATTACCCCATGCCCGACGGCACGGTCAAGCTGGCCGCCGGCTGGCTGATCGACGCCTGCGGCTGGAAGGGCAAGAGCATCGGCCAGGCTGGCGTCTATGAAAAACAGGCGCTGGTGCTGGTCAACCGGGGCGGCGCGGCGACCCAGGCCCCGGCCGGCGCCACGGGAGGCGAAGTCATGACCCTGGCGCGGGCCATCCAGACCAGCGTGTACGAGCGTTTCGGCATCCGGCTGGAGCCGGAGCCGGTGGTCATCTAG
- a CDS encoding DUF2325 domain-containing protein — MCDIRTTPPVVALPPPSTTALGVPAPLTTNSPPVGTPPGSRRRRLWELEGHAFCPIIGVCLPLPLLRRLTARTLGTVPAHSDYEVHCMAVTECRRRSPLAEAVQKDLDHRYALVIKAAQPLKATEALARWWDDCRDRTHEGRADLASALWAALTHPRCDYLLEQRILGEVHMLQHQVGTASRADLSRLDTLQEENAILARELAGAQQRSQQQARHYGAQLEIQQAAALRLRAELIQAQTRLQQLQEAHDALRAASPNLPERQALAQRNRALQDELRQTRQALREAREQREQERERADRMWLTSAGHPAQATPAPDPAIEVNPVQLQGCAVLCVGGRQASVPVYRELIEHRGARFLHHDGGTEDNASQLDATLAAADLVICQSGCISHNAYWRVKDHCKRTGKRCVFLDQPSRSALERALGDIGWELPPETARGL; from the coding sequence ATGTGCGACATCCGTACCACGCCACCGGTCGTGGCGCTGCCCCCGCCCAGCACCACGGCGCTCGGCGTGCCCGCCCCTTTGACGACAAACTCGCCCCCTGTGGGCACGCCCCCCGGCTCGCGTCGGCGCCGGCTTTGGGAACTCGAAGGCCATGCCTTCTGCCCCATCATCGGCGTCTGCCTCCCTCTGCCCCTGCTACGCCGCCTGACAGCCAGGACACTGGGCACGGTGCCAGCCCACAGCGACTACGAAGTCCATTGCATGGCCGTCACCGAATGCAGGCGCCGCTCTCCGCTGGCCGAGGCGGTACAGAAAGACCTCGACCACCGTTACGCGCTGGTGATCAAGGCCGCCCAGCCGCTCAAAGCCACCGAGGCCCTCGCCCGCTGGTGGGACGACTGCCGTGACCGCACCCATGAGGGGCGCGCTGACCTGGCCAGCGCGCTCTGGGCCGCCCTGACTCACCCGCGCTGCGACTACCTGCTGGAGCAGCGCATCCTGGGCGAGGTGCACATGCTGCAGCACCAGGTCGGCACGGCCAGCCGCGCCGACCTGAGCCGACTGGACACGCTGCAGGAGGAAAACGCCATCCTGGCGCGTGAACTGGCGGGCGCACAGCAGCGCAGCCAACAGCAGGCACGGCATTACGGTGCCCAGCTGGAAATACAGCAAGCCGCCGCCTTGCGCCTGCGCGCCGAACTGATCCAGGCCCAGACCCGCCTGCAGCAATTGCAGGAGGCGCACGACGCCCTGCGGGCCGCATCCCCCAACCTCCCGGAACGGCAGGCACTGGCGCAGCGCAACCGGGCACTCCAGGATGAACTGCGGCAAACCCGGCAGGCGTTGCGCGAAGCCCGAGAGCAGCGCGAGCAGGAACGCGAGCGCGCGGACCGCATGTGGCTCACCAGCGCGGGCCACCCGGCCCAGGCCACACCGGCGCCGGACCCCGCCATCGAGGTCAATCCGGTGCAGTTGCAAGGCTGCGCCGTGCTCTGCGTGGGCGGTCGCCAGGCCAGTGTGCCGGTCTACCGCGAGCTGATCGAGCACCGGGGCGCACGTTTCCTGCATCATGACGGGGGCACGGAAGACAACGCCAGCCAGCTCGACGCCACCCTGGCCGCCGCGGATCTGGTGATCTGTCAGAGCGGCTGCATCAGCCACAACGCCTACTGGCGTGTGAAGGACCATTGCAAGCGCACGGGCAAGCGTTGTGTCTTCCTGGACCAGCCCAGCCGCAGCGCGCTGGAACGGGCGTTGGGTGACATCGGCTGGGAACTGCCCCCGGAAACCGCACGCGGTCTCTGA
- the rpmG gene encoding 50S ribosomal protein L33, which produces MATKGGREKIKLESTAGTGHFYTTSKNKKTMPEKMSIMKFDPKARKHVEYKEIKLK; this is translated from the coding sequence ATGGCCACCAAAGGCGGACGCGAAAAGATCAAGCTGGAATCCACGGCCGGTACCGGTCACTTCTACACGACCAGCAAGAACAAGAAGACCATGCCCGAGAAGATGTCGATCATGAAGTTCGACCCCAAGGCTCGCAAGCATGTGGAGTACAAGGAAATCAAGCTGAAGTAA
- the rpmB gene encoding 50S ribosomal protein L28 — protein sequence MARVCEVTGKKPMVGNNISHANNKTKRRFLPNLQYRRFWVESENRWVRLRVSSAALRLIDKNGIDSVLADLRARGQA from the coding sequence ATGGCACGCGTCTGTGAAGTAACGGGCAAGAAGCCCATGGTCGGGAACAACATTTCCCACGCCAACAACAAAACCAAGCGCCGGTTCCTGCCGAACCTGCAATACCGCCGTTTCTGGGTCGAGAGCGAAAACCGTTGGGTGCGCCTGCGCGTTTCCAGCGCCGCCCTGCGACTGATCGACAAGAACGGCATCGACTCCGTGCTCGCTGACCTGCGTGCGCGCGGCCAAGCCTAA
- the trxB gene encoding thioredoxin-disulfide reductase, whose product MTATASRHAQVLILGSGPAGYTAAVYAARANLKPLLITGMAQGGQLMTTTEVDNWPSAVDGIQGPELMQKLLEHAERFKTEVLFDHINKVDFSKRPFTLWGDSGTYTCDSLIIATGASAKYLGLPSESNFMGRGVSACATCDGFFYRDQVCCVVGGGNTAVEEALYLSNIASKVYLIHRRDKFRAEPILVDKVMERVKEGKIVLKTFRTMEEVLGDASGVTGIRLKSTVDGSTEDLELKGCFIAIGHSPNTEIFQGQVDLKDGYIVTRSGLQGFATMTSVPGVFAAGDVQDHVYRQAITSAGTGCMAALDAQRFLEQQE is encoded by the coding sequence ATGACCGCCACCGCCTCCCGCCACGCTCAGGTTCTGATTCTCGGTTCCGGCCCCGCCGGCTACACCGCCGCCGTCTACGCGGCACGCGCCAATCTCAAGCCCCTGCTGATCACCGGCATGGCCCAGGGTGGCCAACTGATGACCACCACCGAAGTGGACAACTGGCCCAGCGCGGTCGACGGCATCCAGGGCCCGGAGCTGATGCAAAAGCTGCTGGAACACGCCGAGCGCTTCAAGACCGAAGTGCTGTTCGACCACATCAACAAGGTCGATTTCAGCAAGCGCCCCTTCACGCTCTGGGGTGACAGCGGCACCTACACCTGCGACTCACTGATCATTGCGACGGGGGCCTCGGCCAAGTACCTGGGCCTGCCTTCCGAATCGAATTTCATGGGTCGCGGCGTCTCGGCCTGTGCCACCTGCGATGGATTTTTCTACCGCGATCAGGTCTGCTGCGTGGTGGGTGGCGGCAACACGGCTGTGGAAGAAGCGCTCTACCTGTCGAACATCGCCAGCAAGGTCTACCTGATCCACCGCCGCGACAAGTTCCGCGCCGAGCCCATCCTGGTGGACAAGGTGATGGAGCGGGTGAAAGAAGGCAAGATCGTGCTCAAGACCTTCCGCACCATGGAAGAAGTGTTGGGCGACGCCAGCGGCGTGACGGGCATCCGCCTCAAGAGCACGGTGGACGGCAGCACCGAAGATCTGGAGCTCAAGGGCTGCTTCATCGCCATCGGGCATTCGCCGAACACGGAGATCTTCCAGGGCCAGGTGGATTTGAAGGACGGCTACATCGTCACGCGCTCGGGCCTGCAGGGTTTCGCCACCATGACCAGCGTGCCGGGCGTCTTCGCGGCGGGCGATGTGCAGGACCATGTTTACCGCCAAGCCATCACCAGCGCGGGCACGGGGTGCATGGCGGCGCTGGATGCGCAGCGTTTTCTGGAACAACAAGAGTAA
- a CDS encoding Crp/Fnr family transcriptional regulator — translation MSMLSNLDLLRRVSLFSLLSEAQLQALADSVSKRRYKRGDRVVTQGQKTGALFVILSGRARVLMSSGSRRREVILATLQTGDYFGEMSLIDGEAHSASVDAEAELDVLALEQSAFVHLLGESAAMAHGIMRGLVRRLRQADRKIGTLALMSVYGRVANVLLDMAKAAPDGDMIIRVRFSRQDLAQMVGASREMVSRVMKDFEEQGFVIPLEGGALYVKERRTVPRH, via the coding sequence ATGTCGATGTTGAGCAATCTGGATCTGTTGCGCAGGGTGTCGTTGTTTTCCCTGTTGAGCGAAGCGCAATTGCAGGCTTTGGCGGATTCCGTGTCCAAGCGACGCTACAAGCGCGGCGACCGTGTCGTGACCCAGGGCCAGAAGACAGGCGCACTGTTCGTGATTCTTTCGGGGCGCGCGCGGGTGCTCATGAGCAGCGGCAGCCGCCGCCGCGAAGTGATCCTGGCGACGCTGCAGACGGGTGACTATTTCGGCGAAATGAGCTTGATCGACGGCGAGGCGCATTCGGCCTCGGTGGATGCCGAGGCGGAGCTGGATGTGCTGGCGCTGGAACAATCCGCCTTTGTCCATTTGCTGGGTGAGAGCGCGGCCATGGCGCACGGCATCATGCGCGGTCTGGTGCGGCGCCTGCGCCAGGCGGACCGCAAGATCGGCACGCTGGCGCTGATGAGCGTCTACGGCCGAGTGGCCAACGTGCTGCTCGACATGGCCAAGGCCGCCCCGGACGGCGACATGATCATCCGCGTGCGCTTCTCGCGTCAGGATCTGGCCCAGATGGTGGGCGCCTCGCGCGAGATGGTGAGCCGCGTGATGAAGGATTTCGAGGAGCAGGGGTTCGTGATCCCGCTTGAAGGTGGTGCGCTCTACGTGAAGGAGCGTCGCACCGTGCCACGACATTGA
- a CDS encoding DNA translocase FtsK → MTDRSDTLSSGPTALATLRRRYASELLLFLGLVLLVYWGLALGTHSLSDPAWSTSGSGAGVVRNQGGLLGAWVADASYYLFGFSVWWCWAAAVRSWFSALARALRAPRLGANPVDGWASESSDAAPAVATGWTRRAEQFIGGRWGFWSGLALLMLASTSLEWSRFYSYESHLPGHAGGVLGYWMGPLAARWLGPTGSALLAIGLWVLAVAWVFRFSWGLVAERLGGFVQLLLDARRARRERAQDRALGAQAAREREQEDAARALAARFAQAPDAGLADEDDDHPLTASSLLTPPRPVAPRMDPQFDAPLPPVKPSARVVKERQKNLFVDMPDTKLPQVDLLDSASAQGRQETVSPETLEMTSRLIEKKLSDFGVQVRVVTAQPGPVITRYEIDPATGVKGSQIVNLAKDLARSLSLVSIRVIETIPGKNYMALELPNAKRQSIRLSEILGSQVYNEAKSLLTIGLGKDIVGLPVVADLAKMPHVLVAGTTGSGKSVGINAMILSLLYKAEAKDVRLLMIDPKMLEMSVYEGIPHLIAPVVTDMRQAAHGLNWCVAEMEKRYRLMSKLGVRNLAGYNTKIDEAAAKEAFIYNPFSLTPESPEPLQRLPHIVVVIDELADLMMVVGKKIEELIARLAQKARAAGIHLILATQRPSVDVITGLIKANIPTRIAFQVSSKIDSRTILDQMGAEALLGMGDMLYMPSGTGLPIRVHGAFVSDEEVHRVVSYLKSQGEPDYIEGVLEGGTVEGEDGGLGLGGEGSGGGEKDPMYDQAVEIVLKNRKASISLVQRHLKIGYNRAARLVEDMENAGLVSPMNTNGQRDILVPARSE, encoded by the coding sequence ATGACTGATCGATCCGACACGCTGAGTTCCGGCCCCACGGCCCTGGCCACCTTGCGCAGGCGCTACGCGAGCGAGCTGCTGCTGTTCCTCGGCCTGGTGCTCCTGGTGTACTGGGGCCTGGCCTTGGGAACCCACAGCCTGAGCGATCCGGCCTGGTCCACGTCGGGCAGTGGGGCGGGCGTGGTGCGCAACCAGGGCGGCCTGCTGGGCGCCTGGGTGGCGGACGCCAGTTATTACCTGTTCGGTTTTTCGGTCTGGTGGTGCTGGGCGGCGGCGGTCCGCAGCTGGTTCTCGGCGCTGGCGCGTGCCTTGCGGGCCCCGCGGCTGGGCGCGAACCCGGTCGATGGCTGGGCGTCGGAGTCCTCGGACGCCGCCCCTGCGGTCGCCACGGGCTGGACACGCCGAGCCGAGCAGTTCATCGGCGGGCGCTGGGGCTTCTGGAGTGGCCTCGCCCTGCTGATGCTGGCCAGCACGTCGCTGGAATGGTCGCGCTTCTACAGCTATGAATCTCACCTGCCCGGTCACGCGGGCGGGGTGCTGGGCTACTGGATGGGTCCGCTGGCCGCGCGCTGGCTCGGTCCAACGGGTTCGGCCTTGCTCGCCATCGGTCTGTGGGTGCTGGCGGTGGCCTGGGTCTTCCGCTTTTCCTGGGGCCTGGTGGCCGAGCGGCTCGGTGGCTTCGTGCAATTGCTGTTGGACGCCCGCCGTGCACGCCGGGAGCGCGCCCAGGACCGCGCCTTGGGTGCGCAGGCCGCGCGGGAACGCGAGCAGGAAGATGCGGCACGCGCCTTGGCTGCGCGTTTCGCGCAGGCGCCCGATGCCGGCCTTGCCGACGAGGATGACGACCATCCGCTCACGGCGTCGTCTTTGCTCACGCCTCCACGGCCTGTCGCGCCGCGCATGGACCCCCAGTTCGACGCGCCCCTGCCCCCCGTCAAGCCCAGCGCGCGGGTGGTCAAGGAGCGGCAAAAGAATCTGTTCGTTGATATGCCGGACACCAAGCTGCCCCAGGTGGACCTGCTGGACAGTGCGAGTGCGCAGGGCCGGCAGGAAACCGTCTCGCCCGAGACGCTGGAAATGACCAGCCGCCTCATCGAGAAGAAACTTAGTGACTTCGGCGTCCAGGTGCGCGTGGTGACGGCCCAGCCCGGCCCGGTGATCACGCGCTACGAAATCGACCCGGCCACGGGCGTGAAGGGCTCGCAGATCGTCAACCTGGCCAAGGACCTGGCGCGCTCGCTCTCGCTGGTGTCCATCCGTGTGATCGAGACCATCCCTGGCAAGAACTACATGGCGCTGGAGCTGCCCAATGCCAAGCGCCAGAGCATCCGCTTGTCGGAAATCCTGGGTTCGCAGGTCTACAACGAGGCCAAGAGTCTGCTGACCATTGGTCTGGGCAAGGACATCGTTGGCCTTCCCGTGGTGGCCGACCTGGCCAAGATGCCGCACGTGCTGGTGGCCGGCACCACCGGTTCGGGCAAGTCCGTGGGCATCAACGCCATGATCCTGAGCCTGCTCTACAAGGCCGAGGCCAAGGACGTGCGCCTGCTGATGATCGACCCCAAGATGCTGGAGATGAGCGTCTACGAGGGCATCCCGCACCTGATCGCCCCCGTGGTCACGGACATGCGGCAGGCCGCGCACGGCCTGAACTGGTGTGTGGCCGAGATGGAGAAGCGCTACCGCCTGATGAGCAAGCTGGGCGTGCGCAACCTGGCGGGCTACAACACCAAGATCGACGAGGCGGCCGCCAAGGAGGCCTTCATCTACAACCCCTTCAGCCTCACGCCCGAGAGCCCGGAACCGCTGCAGCGCCTGCCGCACATCGTGGTGGTCATCGACGAGCTGGCCGACCTGATGATGGTGGTGGGCAAGAAGATCGAGGAGCTGATCGCCCGCTTGGCCCAGAAGGCGCGCGCCGCTGGCATCCATCTCATCCTGGCCACGCAGCGACCCAGCGTGGACGTGATCACCGGCCTGATCAAGGCCAACATCCCGACCCGCATCGCCTTCCAGGTCAGCAGCAAGATCGACAGCCGCACCATCCTTGACCAGATGGGCGCCGAGGCGCTGCTGGGCATGGGAGACATGCTCTACATGCCCAGCGGTACCGGCCTGCCGATCCGCGTGCATGGTGCCTTTGTCAGTGACGAGGAAGTGCACCGCGTGGTGAGTTACCTCAAGAGTCAGGGCGAACCGGACTACATCGAGGGCGTGCTCGAAGGCGGCACGGTCGAGGGCGAGGACGGCGGGCTGGGTTTGGGCGGCGAGGGCAGCGGCGGCGGGGAAAAAGACCCGATGTACGACCAGGCCGTGGAGATCGTGCTCAAGAACCGCAAGGCCAGCATCTCGCTGGTGCAACGGCATCTGAAGATCGGCTACAACCGCGCGGCGCGCCTGGTCGAGGACATGGAAAATGCCGGCCTCGTCAGTCCCATGAACACCAACGGTCAGCGCGACATCCTCGTGCCCGCGCGCTCGGAGTGA
- the lolA gene encoding outer membrane lipoprotein chaperone LolA: MNYPQSGQTPSLFPSATRGTPARHAGFAGTWLWIGVLLQLFCFGVAQAQDGKSLDGLNALSVFLQTTRSGRADFTQVVTLPPRASEGGTRVARTRSSSGNFAFQRPGRFRFVYAAPLPQTIVADGKTLWLYDEDLNQVTVRAQAGALDDTPAALIAGAADLRTLQASYDLANDGARDGLLWVRATPKAREGQTQQLRVGLRAISSTQVELGAFEILDSFGQRSLLTFSRMQVNANLPADTFRFTPPAGADVIRP; the protein is encoded by the coding sequence ATGAACTACCCTCAGTCCGGGCAGACGCCCTCCCTCTTCCCTTCCGCTACGCGCGGGACACCTGCCCGGCACGCTGGTTTCGCGGGCACCTGGCTGTGGATCGGCGTGCTGTTGCAGCTCTTTTGTTTCGGCGTGGCGCAAGCGCAGGACGGCAAGTCCCTCGATGGCTTGAACGCGCTCTCGGTCTTCCTGCAGACCACGCGCAGCGGCCGGGCTGATTTCACCCAGGTCGTGACCCTGCCGCCGCGCGCCAGCGAAGGCGGCACCCGCGTGGCCCGCACGCGCAGCTCCAGCGGCAATTTCGCTTTCCAGCGGCCGGGGCGTTTTCGCTTCGTGTATGCCGCGCCGCTGCCGCAGACCATCGTGGCCGATGGCAAGACGCTGTGGCTGTACGACGAGGACCTGAACCAAGTCACGGTGCGCGCCCAGGCCGGCGCCCTGGACGACACGCCCGCGGCCCTGATCGCCGGCGCGGCGGACCTGCGCACCCTGCAGGCCAGCTACGACCTGGCCAATGACGGCGCGCGCGATGGCCTGCTCTGGGTGCGCGCGACGCCGAAGGCGCGCGAGGGCCAGACCCAGCAGCTGCGTGTCGGCCTGCGTGCCATCTCGTCGACCCAGGTCGAACTGGGCGCCTTTGAAATCCTGGACAGCTTCGGCCAGCGCTCCCTGCTGACGTTCAGTCGCATGCAGGTCAATGCGAACCTGCCGGCCGATACTTTCCGCTTCACACCCCCGGCGGGTGCGGACGTCATCCGGCCCTGA
- a CDS encoding TerC family protein, protein MLELLTDPQAWIAFATLTALELVLGIDNVIFISILVDKLPAAQRALARRLGLFMAMFMRIGLLLVLSWIIGLVAPLFTVLGQEVSGRDLILILGGLFLIWKSTGEIHHAMEGGEESSGSKARATFTAVILQIMVVDLVFSLDSIITAVGMVDEVAVMIAAVVASVALMMVFAGAIGDFVSEHPTVKMLALSFLVVVGVVLIAEGFDHHVPKGYIYFAMAFSVIVEMLNIRVRKRLGTPARTPNGH, encoded by the coding sequence ATGCTGGAACTCTTGACGGATCCTCAGGCTTGGATCGCCTTCGCCACGCTGACCGCGCTGGAGCTGGTGCTGGGCATCGACAACGTGATCTTCATCTCCATCCTGGTGGACAAGCTGCCCGCCGCGCAACGCGCGCTGGCGCGCCGCCTGGGTCTGTTCATGGCCATGTTCATGCGCATCGGCCTGCTGCTGGTGCTGTCCTGGATCATCGGCCTGGTGGCGCCGCTGTTCACGGTGCTGGGCCAGGAGGTCTCGGGGCGTGACCTGATCCTCATCCTCGGCGGCCTGTTCCTGATCTGGAAAAGTACGGGCGAGATTCACCACGCGATGGAAGGCGGGGAAGAATCCTCCGGGAGCAAGGCCCGCGCCACGTTCACCGCGGTGATCCTGCAGATCATGGTGGTGGACCTGGTGTTCTCGCTGGATTCCATCATCACCGCCGTGGGCATGGTGGACGAGGTCGCGGTCATGATCGCGGCCGTGGTCGCCTCGGTGGCACTGATGATGGTGTTCGCGGGCGCCATCGGCGACTTTGTGTCCGAGCACCCGACCGTCAAGATGCTGGCCCTGTCCTTCCTGGTCGTGGTCGGCGTGGTGCTGATCGCCGAAGGCTTCGACCACCATGTGCCCAAGGGCTACATCTACTTCGCGATGGCGTTCTCGGTGATCGTGGAAATGCTCAACATCCGGGTGCGCAAGCGCCTGGGCACACCTGCGCGGACCCCTAACGGGCACTGA
- the argH gene encoding argininosuccinate lyase: MSTPNQLDKKSEAWSALFSEPMSDLVKRYTASVFFDQRLWQADIAGSLAHADMLAAQKIIGAADLAAIQKGMAQIRAEIEGGQFEWQLDLEDVHLNIEARLTQLVGDAGKRLHTGRSRNDQVATDVRLWLRGEIDLVTGLLSDLQKALLSVAEQNVDTILPGFTHLQVAQPVSFAHHLLAYMEMFARDAERMADVRKRVNRLPLGSAALAGTTYPLDRERVAKMLGMVDEQGRACICQNSLDAVSDRDFAIEFSAAASLVMVHVSRLSEELILWMSQNFGFIKIADRFTTGSSIMPQKKNPDVPELARGKTGRVVGHLMGLITLMKGQPLAYNKDNQEDKEPLFDTVDTLKDTLRIFSEMVGGQINPATGKLEGGITVNAQAMEQAALKGYATATDLADYLVKKGLPFRDAHETVAHAVKAAVSHSCDLSELPLTVLQQFNKSIEKDVYEVLSLRGSLNARNTLGGTAPAQVRQQFARHRARLA; this comes from the coding sequence ATGTCCACCCCCAATCAACTCGACAAAAAATCCGAGGCCTGGTCGGCCCTGTTCTCCGAACCCATGAGCGATCTGGTCAAGCGCTACACGGCCAGCGTGTTCTTCGACCAGCGCCTGTGGCAGGCCGACATCGCGGGCAGCCTGGCCCACGCCGACATGCTGGCGGCGCAGAAGATCATCGGCGCCGCCGACTTGGCCGCCATCCAGAAGGGCATGGCCCAGATCCGCGCCGAGATCGAGGGTGGCCAGTTCGAGTGGCAGCTGGACCTGGAGGACGTGCACCTCAATATCGAGGCGCGCCTGACGCAATTGGTGGGCGACGCGGGCAAGCGCCTGCACACGGGCCGTAGCCGCAACGACCAGGTGGCGACTGACGTGCGCCTGTGGCTGCGTGGCGAGATCGACCTCGTCACCGGCCTGCTCTCCGACCTGCAGAAAGCCTTGCTTAGCGTGGCCGAGCAGAACGTGGACACCATCCTGCCCGGCTTCACCCACTTGCAGGTGGCCCAGCCTGTGAGTTTTGCCCACCATCTGCTGGCCTACATGGAGATGTTCGCGCGCGACGCCGAGCGCATGGCCGACGTGCGCAAGCGCGTCAACCGCCTGCCCCTGGGCAGTGCCGCGTTGGCTGGCACCACCTACCCGCTGGACCGCGAGCGCGTGGCGAAAATGCTGGGCATGGTGGATGAGCAAGGTCGGGCCTGCATTTGCCAGAACAGCCTGGACGCCGTCAGCGACCGGGACTTCGCCATCGAATTCAGCGCCGCCGCCTCGCTCGTCATGGTGCATGTGAGCCGCCTCAGCGAAGAACTGATTCTGTGGATGAGCCAGAACTTCGGCTTCATCAAAATCGCGGACCGCTTCACCACCGGCAGTTCCATCATGCCGCAGAAGAAGAACCCGGATGTGCCCGAACTCGCGCGCGGCAAGACCGGGCGCGTGGTCGGCCACCTGATGGGCCTGATCACGCTGATGAAGGGCCAGCCCCTGGCCTACAACAAGGACAACCAGGAAGACAAGGAACCACTGTTCGACACGGTGGACACCCTGAAGGACACGCTGCGCATCTTCAGCGAGATGGTGGGTGGGCAGATCAATCCCGCGACGGGCAAGCTCGAAGGCGGTATCACCGTCAACGCGCAGGCCATGGAACAGGCCGCGCTCAAGGGGTATGCGACCGCGACCGATCTGGCCGACTACCTGGTCAAGAAGGGCCTGCCTTTCCGCGACGCGCACGAAACCGTGGCCCATGCCGTCAAGGCCGCCGTCAGCCACAGCTGTGATCTGTCCGAGCTGCCCCTGACGGTGCTGCAGCAATTCAACAAGAGCATCGAGAAAGACGTGTACGAGGTGCTGAGCCTGCGCGGCTCGCTCAACGCACGCAACACCTTGGGCGGCACCGCGCCCGCGCAGGTGCGGCAGCAGTTCGCGCGGCACCGCGCGCGGCTGGCCTGA